A region of the Bradysia coprophila strain Holo2 unplaced genomic scaffold, BU_Bcop_v1 contig_232, whole genome shotgun sequence genome:
GAAATTTCTAAGACAATAATAAATCTAACCATTTTTCTGAATTATCAAGTTTTAATAACTAATTAATACAAAAGTGTAAAGACATGTCGTaacttaaatttgaaaaagtctgGAAGGCTGTAAATTTATCTTTATCtagaatataattttgtgtatattttctaatttgattCAATAAACGAATTATAACAGGTCAAGAATTacagagaaaaataattttcatccTATAAATTTTATGAGGAATATGTGACTTAATATCTGCCTTCAATGTTAGTTATTCAGTTCAATGCTTATTGAATTCCTTGAATATTTAAGATTTACCAATCTCCACAGgacaaaatgttcaaaatgaTTAAGTAATTGGTTGATCTAAgttaagaaaaattgaaaacgaacATTCTAAATTGTAACTTATAAGTCAAGACATTCCTCTTTGTAAGTTTGCGATTTTATTCGATATCATGAAATTCTATTcgcaaaaattgaatgtaaaaataataatcaaaaaagtTCCAATTGCAACCATTACAAGTACTAAATTACGGATCAGTTGTTCATGTCTGTTCtgtttctcaaaaaaaaacttttccgcaCCATCACACCAGTGTTACCCATTCTTTTATGTTTCAATTTCTATTGCAGAAGTGTGGTCAAACTTTTTCATTCACctaatttaaatatattttcaaccCCAATATGTTTTTTAATGCATAATTTATCTATTACAAGTGGAAAAGTTCTATTCTGTATACTCGAGAgtgaaaaaagtttatcaataAGTCACGGTGGCATGGTTGTTGTATGTGTTGTATATGGGGAAACCCTATTATGATTCTACACGCCTATGGTCCATTTGAATCGGAAATATGACCGTTTAGAGCTTAAGTAAATTATTGCTACTTGACCGTTTAAAATGTGGTCCTCCATGTGGGcactaaaatttgaatttaatagaGAGATCGATTGGATACTGAGAAGAAAAGGTGGAAAATACCAGATTCTTGTTAAATTCTCTCCTCACTGCATCCTCCGAAAAAGACTGAATACTTTATTGACAAGAGTGTTAAAACTCATTGtttaagatttaaaaaaaatctcgaatattgttcaatttccaatttctcCTAAATTTGTTAGAAAACATTACCAGTTCATCCTTGTTGTCAATTACTAAACCATTTTAAAGTTCAGACGATGGAACAGGAATTTAACCGAAAGGAATCTATTTTCGTTCTACtaaatccttgaaaattgtattattaGCCGACATATTACAATCTTCCTCTAACATACTCTGCAGAGAAACTACCCCAATTTGTAACTCTTCCACATTCGAAAATCTATTACCAAGATAGACATCTCAGAGAAGCTCTTCTACACGAATATACGTTTTGCAACAATCAACATCACAACAAGTTCGTGTAGTTATTTTAATGTGCTTTCGTAACCAAAGCACTGCCATCATAGGATGTTCTATGTTCGCCGAGTACAAAAAGCTCATTGTGCTGGTGAAGAGTATATCTTGAAAATTATGTCATATTTCATATTGAGACAGTTTATAGCAAGATAAGACTGCTTATGTGTGTGGTGTCAGTTCTATGGAACAAGTGTAGGCCGttcataaaagttttttttttacaaatagtTTTTATTCAACTTGTTATGTGTGACATGTCTAAATATAgggaataaaaattcattctcTGTGACAAAGctgttggaaaatgttttgcgTCGTACGTGTTTGGAAATTGTAGGCTTTTCGCTATaatgaaaattagaaaaggtccttcaaatgaaattgtttgagtaattcccttgactgtaagtcagggtcttatgccggaaaataccctaaaatgtttgtatgtAAGGTTGTATGATATGTTATGATaaacggaattgtttgtcccaatattttgcttgtaaacacgataacttgagtaattatcaaccaattgctaattttatttttttaatcgacgcagaattgaagtcctgaggttaagttcgtagatgggctaTGTGAGATTTGATCCTTATCTGGGACTTATTCCAGTAAAACAGTATTTTCCactgttggaaattcaatcagtcgaaaaagattactttgatggaaTTAGATTTTTTGGGTTAGTTatggtgttgaggaatttcgcgccaggtcattcacaataaaccaaaaagtgacatttttcttatacaaAATTGGTCATTTTGGCAATTGTTGTGAATGACGCGtcgcgaaattcctagcagccatCACGCATGATAGTTTTCTAtaacggtgatagtcagctatcacgggtaaaagtagcagatttcacgccatgacataaaatatttataaaattttaggaaaaaccattttctgaatcgttattcaaatgtatggaatgaaactaaaaaacgatcaaacagaaaactttaaaacttcCACGAGTATGAAGTTTGctgccagagcgaagcgagggccgtaattcacacgagtcgtgatattttattaatgattAAATGTAGTGAATGTAGTAAGTACCGGGGGCTTCCTGTTTCTACATAAGTGTAAGGGAAGAACGTCTACCgtactattttatattgtatcaaagtgaaagagtcctctaatcgttccacattcgcaTCTTCTACTTTTGATTATCGTTAGCAATAAGACTATGAAACTGGATAATAGACAACTTACACGAGTGGGAATTTTGCGGGCAGAGCGGAGCAAGGGCCGTAATTCAAACGAGTCATTGtctatttatgatttattgttgattaaaaatcaggccgcaaatttacaagaaaatagagaacagaaaaagtacttttccaaagaatttgtaCTGAAGCGAGGGTTTTTATATCAGTTATTGGTGATGTTTCGGAAGTTTgacaacggaaaataaaatgaaattgattaaaaatagtGACAAGaataaaattgtcagtcaagggacctgacccgccaaaaggtggggcctagtttttACATCGCTGTCTTTTCCGTCTGTAACATTTCGTTTATAGCCATGAGTAATATAATTCAGTTCAACCCTCTTAAAAATCGACTCGATAATTATGATGTCTATACGGTTGCTGTCCATGGAAAGTTGAAGCAAGTTGAATTGACTTTTAGACCTAGACTCTTTGTCGTTGGTTGAGAACAGTTCTATAAATTCAAATCATCCCACTTGTTATATGCGAGCGGCTTTTACGTAATTACGaatgcagaaaatattttaaaattagtaAGTAGAGACGAGACTGTAGGAGAGATAAACCGCTTTTCcatttaaacattaaaattcgCATAAACTGATCGTATAAAATAAACGTAATTTCCTCAGAAGACATAAATATTAGCAAAACTTTTTCTTGTGCGAAACgttcattttccttttgatatttaacaaaattcatatttcTTTGTTAAGCTATGATTAAacttgtttcatttttattatcgttcttcagaaaaaaatggtttataTGAGTGGTTTAAACTTGTTGTTGCTTTTAAAGGAGAACGAAAAAAACGGTAAACCATTCGTCGTCGTTTATAAGTTGAAGAAGTTAAAAGTTGTTACGCTACTTTCTGATATTATGTGACTTTGGAAATTGCTTTGCATAGAGTAATTGGTCTGTAGGTAGTTAAAAATGTATACGATTGCAATTGTAGGATTAAGGATTTCTATTTCAGTGGAAGAACTATTTATTCGAGGCGTCTCTACAGTCTGTTTGCATTTAactacaaaatcatttttggcCCATCCCATTTTCTCAAaacattccattttttgtaatataaaTCATACCAGTGACTTCAGCTATGAATCAATCACATTTAACTAACTGACTTCCACTCGGATCATAagattcacacgaaaactggaccttttatcccttgttttgtaatagttatttctgCAACGATgctgcgaaaagtgaacttcTTGTGTGACATATGAGGTATGATGGGTCTTTTTTGACTGGTTTTACCTTTCGTCACTAGTGGCATctcgtaacaaaaaaaaaacaattatcaCCACTTGTTACGTAAAGTACTATAATGCAATAGGATGAGTTGGATTTTTTAGATGTGTCATTGACACTTCATTGTGGCAATACACACATTCTAATGCATAGATCaaatcaagtaatagattcgataactcTTCAAATGATATGATTGCCTTTACAACAGACATCAGTCATCAACatcaatttgcttcagctgtttttcagctgtaTATTAATACACACCAGCTGCTGATACGGCTGATACGTCTTTTTACCGTTGTAAACACTACCACATGCATCTGACTATTTCACTCACATGAACAAGTGTATACAGTTTAGTTtggagtggaccagctggaaaacagctgaagcaaattcatgtctaaattttgCTGACGTCCCCTgttcatcaataaaattttccacatttaacgttttttcttctctttccAGTTCGGTTATGGGTGCCTCGTTACCGTGTGCATTTTTCATCCTTATAATTTGTACAAATTCAGTCATAACAGCTGAAACACACCACAAAAGGAGTCTTCAGGGATTTCAGGTAAGTTTCTACACAAACAAATTCGAATCGCTTCAGCCGAATTAAACGAAATGTATAACAAGCGAGACAATTGTTATGGCAACGAAAGTGTCTTCCACTTGTGTTATATACGCTTTCAAATATTCGGTTTTTGTATCTCgttagaaaacaaaaaaaaaatgaaatttaaaaatgtaatgaaatgCCGTAGGGTGTACGTGGTAAACGGAGCATCGAAGAGGTAAGCACACAGAACAAACAAGAAGGATTtgaaaacaatcatcaaataCTTGTTGTTACAACAACGGAGCAAAATTTCCTGGACAATGAAGTCAGAGGTCCCGAACTGTTGAGGTAGTTGATTTTATCAATTCGGTTCTCGCTCAATTCAACAATAACCCGTCCAATCTATCCTCCAGAGATCTTCCACCATTATCTGTAGTAAAGCGTGCACCAATGGGTTTTATGGGAATGAGAGGGAAAAAGGAGTACGAATACACCGGCATGGATAAAAAGGCTTTGCAAGGATTCCATGGCGTACGCGGAAAGAAAATTCTGTTGAAAATTCCACATAGGTTCGTCCCGAAGCGTGCTCCATCTGGTTTCATGGGTATGCGAGGAAAGAAGAAACTGTTGATGAATGAATATGGCGCGAATAAGAGAGCACCATCCGGTTTTATGGGTACGATTCTcgttatttttattgcagaggaataaatattaatttttgatcGGTCCGTTTTTACGAAAGGAATGCGAGGTAAAAAGGAAGATTTTAATCCGTTGTATTCATCGGCAAATATTGAATTGGACGACAGCAATAGTATAGATGATTTCGGGCATGACTTCTACGAAAAGTTGCAAAACGAACGAAGACTGTTAAACGAATTTGGAAGAATTTATGGCCTAGACACACAATTGCCTAATGAATTCAGCGGCGAGCGAGCATCTGAGGTGTCATCAGAAGAAGACGATGGTATGAGAATATACGTCGAATTAATGTTatgaaaatcaagaaattacCGAAATATTTTAGGAACTTATGGATGGATGAACGACGAAGCAGCTGAGTCACAGGAAGATCAAAATGGATACTTCGGTATGATAACGAATTTGTGTGGTTttccaaattcaaaattttttacggaaatgaaatgatTGCAGGAATGCGCAACAAAAAAGATGTGTCTGATATGATGAGCGAAGAGAAACGGGCACCAAATGCTGGGTTTTTCGGAATGCGAGGAAAAAAGGCACCAATGGTAAAAAATCAATCGGCGTACATTACGCCCATTGTTCccatgaatttcttttttttttatcattttcgtttcaatagTCAACCGGATTTTTCGGCACAAGAGGCAAAAAGGGTCCATTTGAATTCCGCGGTAAGTTTGTTGGTGTTCGCGGTAAAAAGATACCAGACGGATCGCCGCTCAGACGATTGGCCATGGAATTGAGCGAACTTCATCCGGAATTGGAATCAGCAGCTTTAATGGGTTCGGAATCGAATAAACGTGCACCGAGTGGTTTTCAAGGACTAAGAGGCAAAAAATGGACAGGTAATTTCACCAAAACCATTTAAACACGAACGTTCAACACAACCCACATCCGCTATTTcttctgttgttttttttaacgttctACCTGTTGCAATATATGCGATTATTGCTGAAAGAATCTATCAAAGTAAAGTCCATTAAAGTGTAACATTTCATTCAAGTTTTTCGTATATATATTGCATATATGAGGCTTGGCTATCGTAGAGGTCGTAAACGCTGAATAATGGAGTGTTAAAAAGTAATCACAGCAGCACTTTTAGCTCACATTCCCTCACATTTCTACTTTATACATTTTCATGATGGCCATTAAGGTGTTAAAAGTCTGGTTTCGTCAAAATTAATAAAGACACAACGTAAAAACAACGGCCATTGAAGGCGATTAAATGTGATGTTGCATTGatgtaaattattgttttaatcctgttgacaaaataataacaaatcTCTCATAACACTTCGCTACGTTTAAGTAGACTAATTGGATGGTTTTAATATACTTTGTTCGTCCGCATTTCATAGATCTAATAAAATGGGGAAGTTGGTTTTTTTGTACGATGGATATTATATGGTGTTTATAGCTACAGGAGTAGGTTCGGGTCGCTCGTTTAGTGTAAATGAGATTTTGGGATTTTATTCGTCATTACGTCTTGTTTTCAACGTTTTACAAtgcaattttatgaatgagtTTTCACAATGTTTAACGAGAGAGAAAAATCAGATGCCGAATTCAAAGAAACCATTTATCAATCGAGTCAATATGCGAGGACTACTATCGAATATTCGCTTATGAAATGGACAATTATAATTATCTGTCCAAATTCGTTTGAGCTATACGCATTCGAATATAGAAGAaagaataagaagaagaagaccgCTGCAAGTGTGATGTTCTATCGCAACAGTCACCATTACGTAGTCCCTTTACGAATGATACGAATATTTGAGTGTCAGAACTGGAAAGTAGGACCAAGCACCTAACAAATACTGACAAGAACTTTCAAtatcaattttgaataataccCCGAGAGCACACATACGCTCCCTCAAAAGGCTGACATCTAATATTGTCACACTACTTATACTTACTGACATAACAGCCTTTCTAGCCCAAGTGAGTTTTGACTGACTCCACAAGCGACCTCCAATCCATGATCCCCAATTCAACCTCTAATAATTTAGAATGCTGTACCATCCTCGACCACATAATCTTGCCATCTCATCGATCTATTTCCTTCAATATGTCTTCTCGAGAAATAAAGCTTGGCTTCTTGGCTACACGATGGTAGCTCTAGCGTAAGGCTCAGCTGTTGTGTATGCAAATTCAAATTGGTGTTAAATtggaatcaaataaaaaaagtcggTCGAACGTCCGAAGTAgtcgtcaaattttcactaATAGAATTGAGGacaaataaacgatttttggACTAATTCGCATTCCATTTATGtctgacgtttaaaacgtcactttgataTATGTAATAGCTGATTTTTGCTCCCAACATATCGTCTCGTGACAGACCGGCGTAGACttttaaacaatgaaaatttcattgtgttttTTGGAGATACGACAGTTTGTCATGAGATATGTTTTGCAAGCTTCTGCACCGAAAACCGTGTTGTTCAATCAAGCACTTTTTTTTGGCGCCATCACCATGTAAAATATTGTAAGCATCtcgaatgaaaactaaaattaaagttATCGCCACGCAACCAACTTCACTCGGAAACGTGAGAGCTATGTcctagttatgtaatagtatatttcgtacctagggCTAAATGTCTtatttagcgtgtgagaggtttccagacagagccgaaggcgaggtctg
Encoded here:
- the LOC119076837 gene encoding tachykinins isoform X1, with translation MELFKQCSVMGASLPCAFFILIICTNSVITAETHHKRSLQGFQGVRGKRSIEEVSTQNKQEGFENNHQILVVTTTEQNFLDNEVRGPELLRDLPPLSVVKRAPMGFMGMRGKKEYEYTGMDKKALQGFHGVRGKKILLKIPHRFVPKRAPSGFMGMRGKKKLLMNEYGANKRAPSGFMGMRGKKEDFNPLYSSANIELDDSNSIDDFGHDFYEKLQNERRLLNEFGRIYGLDTQLPNEFSGERASEVSSEEDDGTYGWMNDEAAESQEDQNGYYGNEMIAGMRNKKDVSDMMSEEKRAPNAGFFGMRGKKAPMSTGFFGTRGKKGPFEFRGKFVGVRGKKIPDGSPLRRLAMELSELHPELESAALMGSESNKRAPSGFQGLRGKKWTDSSNEE
- the LOC119076837 gene encoding tachykinins isoform X2 — protein: MELFKQCSVMGASLPCAFFILIICTNSVITAETHHKRSLQGFQGVRGKRSIEEVSTQNKQEGFENNHQILVVTTTEQNFLDNEVRGPELLRDLPPLSVVKRAPMGFMGMRGKKEYEYTGMDKKALQGFHGVRGKKILLKIPHRFVPKRAPSGFMGMRGKKKLLMNEYGANKRAPSGFMGMRGKKEDFNPLYSSANIELDDSNSIDDFGHDFYEKLQNERRLLNEFGRIYGLDTQLPNEFSGERASEVSSEEDDGTYGWMNDEAAESQEDQNGYFGMRNKKDVSDMMSEEKRAPNAGFFGMRGKKAPMSTGFFGTRGKKGPFEFRGKFVGVRGKKIPDGSPLRRLAMELSELHPELESAALMGSESNKRAPSGFQGLRGKKWTDSSNEE